The DNA segment TGACagtaaatcttaaaatttaataaaaattaaactttgataaaatactGATAGTTTTCACAAAATCACTGACGATCACATGTAaacattgttttcttttttgttgacTTACTTCCGGTTCAGTCTTCAGTCCATTCAATTCCAACAGACGGAATCCAACCGGAAACACAAAAGcgcgggaatttcaaaatatttgggCGAATGGTTCAAAAGTGGTTTCAAATTCGTCTCtcgtctatttttttctcttgtaatGCTTTACACGGTTTGTGAGACCAAATCCTGCACACTACAATTGTGTGtagtatattttctttttttaccacTTCGTAAGTGGTCCACACGGTTGATTTCATGCTTAATCCTGAGGTGACTACTCCTgaagaccatcaaactcaggtcaccTGACCGGAAATCACGCCCAGGACCTCTTGGTCATATGGGGCCAGCGTTACAAAAATTGCGTCAAAGGAAGCTGACAAATCAGTCCATAATTCAAATCTGTATCCATCTATTCATCCATTGTAACCCTTGGTGAGTCTAGTTTGAGATTATCAAGCGCATTAGGTAAAATACAGCACTTAAAGCACATAAGTCCACTGCGCAAATTGGTAATCACAGGCAACATAACAACCTATCAAAGAATTGgatcaaatttctttcgacagaTGGTTATATATGCAACCCTCAGGCGCCGACTAGCATGCTGTAAGTGACCTTCGGCGAAGAGGTGACCCTGAGATCCTCAAATAACAGGGTGCGGAGACTGATCACTGAAGGGCAGCAACTCACTTGTATCTACCACAGCTCTGAAAACTATGCCTTTAAGACTGAAGATTGGATGTGGCCTTAGAGCatataaaaagtttaaaatgtaattaagGGACTGAAATTTTATCTGTGGCCTTTGAAAAAAagcaactttaattttttgtgtttaatctatttgtatttatttacaaCTTCATAATTGTAAAGAAATGGCTGTAGTATGTGACATTTTTTCCAATTAGGCTTGCATTGATTAGGTCTGACCTAGATCTGCCAACTGTGGTTTACGCTCAATTGATCTGCATTAAGCGCTTTTTTCTTTGATACAAAGTCTTTAAAGTACAAATTGAATGAAGGAAGAATTTTTAGCCCTTACATCCTCGAGGAGGCTCtgattttaaaagctttttttgaaaatccaagtCCTGAAACATTGtgtggtaaagaaaaaatatcgaatttctattttacaaattttattgtaatgtacttaaattaattttcaacaaGGAGGAATCTCACAGTTCTAACAAGTCTTATTTCACAGGTGCTCCCTCAACTAGAACAGAACAGATTGTGAGAAAACTGGATACGCAGTAGCTCTGCTTCATCTTGAATAAAACAGGAGTGATTGATTTATTACACTTAATTTACAAATTATACATCTATAGTAACAAGGATATAGGATAAATAAACAAGAAAGCAGGGGTGAAAAATCAGTTCCGATGATcaggaaaaagtatgaaaaatagtCTATCGAGGAAAGGTTTTAATGATGGCTACCTAAACAGCTGCTGAATATCTACGCGATACTTCACTCCAGTTGACGATGTCCAAAATAGCTTTGGTGTATGAGGGGCGGACGTTTTTGTACTGCAGGTAGTAGGCGTGCTCCCAAACATCAATTCCAAACAAAGGAATCAagcctggaaaaaaaagcaagaagaatGTGATGACTTTTCttccttgttaatttaaaattttgaattcagatTTGCAGAGCACTCTTGAGTCTTTCTTGAGTTACACATGTGTAAAAAACTACGATGTTAGTAAGAAAAATACTCACCAGTTGTGGCTTGAAGTGGATCTTGGTTAGCGGTGGTAGTCACTTGCAATTTCTTAGTCTGACTGTTAATTCCCAGCCATCCCCAGCCTGAGCCTTGAACACCATTTGACGCAGTCTGCAATTGGGTTTTTAGGTTGTCCAAACTTCCGAAATCTCGATTGATTGCTGCCAGAAGATCATCTATCATGACAGAAAAATGGCAGTGTGttaattatttctttcaatGGAATAACCACTCACATTTAAGCTTCTGCTGAAAGATATTTGTGACTTTTCACAGAAAAAGGAACTGAAAAATTGGGTCAAAAAACTGAGTTTGAGATTTTGCTTGAGTACTCTCTCTAGCGTTCTGGAGAATAGGTGACGGATGGTTTCGTTTATTTTAGTGACATAAAAGAACTTGTTCTAAAGTTTTACTATGGTTAATTTTGTAACTCAAACACTAACCACCAAGTGGTTAATAGATAAGCAGGTTTAACTGTCCCATGTCTCAGGAGAGGTGATGTGCTCTGCATAAAATTGTTGGTAAAGTTGAAGAGAATGATTAGagaaataaattgtaaaaataaattgaaagggTTTCTAATTGGCAGCGAATCACCTATCGTACTCAACTTGCATCCAATTTTATTATCTCGAGAAATATGTTCTCTTTCAAACTCCTTTCACTCTCTACCAATACCCTACTACTGTTAGTAGGTTAGTTCATGAAGTATTTGTAATAGCCTTTTCTTTGTACAAGCAAACAAATCAATTATTATCTTATCCATCTTATCTTATCTAAATCACTGTAGCTCTAGCTTGATTGGAAATTTTAGAGCATTTATGGTTCCAAAAAAGTTTGTGGATCACGTTTCTGTAGTATGGCATCTCAAACTCAGTTTCGAATTTTAGTGGACTACACTATGAGGGAAAAAAGTATGGTGATCACCAacagactctatggtagcaaaAACTGGAGATTTAATTGCATTTACAATTACAATACGTTACTTGTAATTTGTGATCGTCAACAGGAAAATTGACTTTTGTTTACATAATcttcaaaattaagttattgAGTTGTAAAGCATGCAGAAGCTTACAACGAAcattttgagacaaaaaatGCTCAGAAATGTGAAATCAAACTGTAGCTGTACAAGTTAAATTAAAACTATGCAATTCTCAAAacaaagttttgagaaaaagctGATGCAATTTTTATTCTGCCACATTTCAGGCAAAAAATTGCCACGTTACAGTGCAAGATCTtcatgtatgtatgagccgcttttacggcgcgctagggcgctctgcgacgcctattctccacaggaatctgtcatggtagagatcctccggaaggtggcatctctccatctcttcatggatgccctctacccaccgtttggctggacgccctctccgtcgcctacctggggggacccactccaacaccttcttcggcaacctggtatcagccattctctgcacatgcccataccataccaatctGTGCAAGATGTGCAATCTGTACCAATAGTGCAAGATCTTTAGTGGCACAaaactgctgtgctgaggaagaaagttgtgtgagccttcagatgttgccatatttccctcaaTAACAAACAAATTACTAGGAATagtgtgaatattttacttcaaatttttcggacagttttgtttgcaatataggtactctaaaatatcttaaactcttaaggaaaaatatgcataactttcctcaataatacatactttatccggggaaattttgcaactctcaaatgttcataaaatgttcttccttagcacagcagatttgcaatttttctttagGATACTAACGAGCATTGAAATCTCAAGAATAGATTTTTCAACCCGAACCAACAAGAATCTGTCTACTAAAAATTACACATCCATGGACTAAAGCTCTTTCTATCATGGCAGGTTAAATAAATATTCGTTTGAGGGTAAGTACTTACCGGAGGGTTTTCCACCATCTTTTGATAGAACAGTCCAGAAGATTGAGTGATTGATATGCCCACCTCCATTAAACTTAAGGGCTGGGCCTAATGTGACGATAGCATTTGCATCAtctgcaaaaaaacaaaattgggtTATGAAATTATGGCTGCCCTTGCAAGTATTGGAAAAGTTAtgattggaaaatttgaaatttgagatttgaaattgaaaaagaggATAGAGATACAGGAGGAAAAGAGAGCATACATCATGTCAAATTACGATCATGGCATAGAGTgttgaaaaaagtagaaaagttCATGGTGTGAAGGAGgaaaaactctttaaaaaattgttaaaataaaCTTCCTAATCAGAGaacttttttttggttttgtttctAATGTCAAGtctttcatcaatattttttttgaaattttcataaaaatcttaccaaaattttcagatctgtATCCCTGGTACGTAACAACAACCATAAATTTTTATGAACTCTTAagagagtaaaaaattaagatttcagGAAAcctttttgagttttttcaaaaataaaattcatgtcAGATTACCTTCActaatggaaatttttttaggaaaaaatacgaaattttagGAGTTTTTTGACactattttttaattatatatTTTACCCCTTAAATTGATGGTCAAAGTGAGAAACCCTTCATCAGTGTTtacgacattgcagacttcctcattatacttactttattttcgCTTTGGGAAACTAATCAACGTACTTTCTTGGAAACTTTcttgagttttcttctctgttaagTAAGTAGCAGAATTattagtaaaaatttcaaagtaaaaagTTGGCTTTAGACTCTTCAAAAAGATAAAGTAAGAAATTTGGGAACTCTGCACATATGTGGTTTTGTATTTTGGCCATCCttacattttaatttaaaaaatatccaaTGAGGGTTTCCTGAAACATTACTCTGACGTAATCAtgaaatgaacataaaaaattGTGCTGGGTTTAAAGACAACTGCGTTTCCAAAATGTACTAAAAAATAGGAAAAGTAAAATATCCCACTTTTCGCTGTAGCTTCCTGAAGTTTTTCGAGTGCGACATTGTAATTCGTAACATAGGCTGCATGATGCTTGGAATGATGAAGCTCCATAATTTCACCAGAAATCACAGGTTCAAGGTCTTTATAACCAAATGGTAACTTTGGTAGAGTTGCTTTTTCTGACATAGATCggttgacaacattcatgcaggttctaaaacaattaaaaaggtgcaaaattaaagaagaaagcCTTTAATATAGTAAAAACTTGAGTCGGTGGCATTGCCGAGCTTACTTTTCACAAAGAAACTGTTTACCTATCTTTCGGTGATTTCTCCTACTAAACTCAAAACCACAGCCTTGGAATGGTAATAAAAAGGTTTGCGGTTCTGGAAGAGGAAGATAATTTTTTAGAGGCAAGGGTGAAAAGACCTCTTCGGCAGTGACTTTTCAAATGTGGCATTTTGTGGTGGTTTGGCACCTGCTGGACTTGCTTGAAGACACTGAACTGAAAGTTAGCTTGTAGAAAGCAAACAACACACATTGGATATCCTGGCTCTTGGTGAAACTGATTGAAATACGCAAGAAGCTAAGCTTACTCTATCATCGAATTCAGACTTATCTTTCACATTGTATGGAATATAGGAATGACTTCCCTCTAACTCATGTACGTCAAATTTTTCTATACTTAATCTGGGTTGGTTAAAGTGATGGCAACCAGCTTCACATATTTTGGAGTTACTTACTCGGAGTAGAAAAACCTTAAATATTTACCACAAATGATCGTTCCATCAAACTTTTTATCAGTATATGTGTCAAAGAAATGGCCACGGGAACCTTAGTAGTAAGAGGCTGTTATGATGGCTCCTTTAAAGGCAGGGCTAAAACATAATATAAGCACTTTGCAGATGTATGGACTGTCATCGATGTGATCTATCAAGCATTGCTTGTGTCAGTTGACTGCGAAGCGCATGGCATTACAAGACAAGGTACAGTTTCTCCCTGTACGTAAGAATAAGAGAATTATAAGCAACTGCCGACAAAGTAGGATAGGTTGGGAAAATGAATCTCTGAAGGATGGATGTATggaaaatctgaggaaaaaaaggaaactccAAGTCAGGTTTGGTTCAGGGTGTAAAGATAACCTACAAAGACTTTAAAATCTTACCGACTGCTGGCAAGAGAGgaagcaatttttttggagcaCGCAAACATGTTGACGGTTTCTTGCTACAATGAAGAGGAATTAAAAATTAGGCACGGAAATATTTCACGTAAAGAGGGTGATGCCGAAATTTCTCACCCCGGTGAAAACCCTGAACACTGCCACTGACAAAACTGGACCAAAATTTTAGTGATAAAGGTTATCAATCACTTGATTGTGCAATCCTCTTGGCGCACTCTAGCGTCTCAAAAAGCTATCTGCTGGAAAATACTTTGGGAAAAGCCTGGCAGATCGCGCTGTGCAGGAAATGGTGGCGCAAAGTTCAGAAGTTCAGAAGTTGgtggtttcagaaaaattcgaaaaatgattttcgaaaatttcataaattcgtAAAGCGATAAGTGGCGAATGAAGGGAAGTTGAGccggcgttagagatgcatcttAGGTGAAAGGGAAAGAGCTATTATTACGGCTGAAATTGGtgcatttttagaaaatataaaattggaaATCGACACCAAGTGTCAGTAGCATTGTCTAAATTAATTATTCTCGAGAAGGTCGAACAGACAGAAGCGTTAcgtatcttctttttttcattttatttatttatattttaatttaactaTCCATTTACCTAAGTTAACATTTTCCTGATGACGACACAGACTTTTGGTACgggtggaagggagggggggggggggtcggaaaTAAGTAAAGCCAATATACAGCGTCTCGCAATATATATTCTTGGTTTCCTATAGCTCTGTATTTCATGGATTTCAGTTTTTATATATTTGCAGACTTTACCCGAAAAAGTCcacatttttaagattttaccCGAAATTTTACAACCTACCGCGCTCAGGTCTTAGGAGGATGAccttcaaacttttcattttatccGAGTCTCATACTCAATACACTCAAACTTAATGTCATTTCTCACTCCATATTTATAATCCTGTGACACAGTGCGTTTCATGGTCAGTTATCATGAGGTGCGCCTTCAGCCAGACCCCTAACTCTTGAGCGATAACTATTCAAACGCAGCTGTCGTGGTATTGCATACGCATCGATTTGAAGGCGATTCTCACTAACGGGGTGATTGTCGGTTTTTGCGCAGATGAGTCATACGCGGCAGTCATTTGCATTAGTTTTTGTTtctattcaacaattttctcacaaaaataaattgtgaaaatttcacctTGCAGTTGTTATTGGCTATTTTACTATACTTATATTTTTTGGCGCGCACGTAAAACTTATTACAAGATGAAATAATTATCACAGGATGTGTAGTTCCGTTATAATcaggcccggacttagggcgtgtgcagggcgtgcggcgcacacgggcgccagcctttggggggcgccacgaaagaagaagagagggaaaaaaaggggggaaaaggaaaaggaaaaaaagggaagaaaggacaaggggaaaaaaggaaaaggaaacaaggttgggcagtgaaagcaaggaagaagggggaaatggaaggaaaaaggaggcaagaaaagtgaaaagagagtccgcgagaaaggggggggggcataaaaaccatagacaaaatataaagagaattgccgtctaaaggtaaattttcaggacaaaaactccacctggtccatagacggtcaggcgccccttgaccctaaatttgcggctgtacagaaatacaagagtaggcatgtagtaagggggcgccataaatccatcgaacaggagccgacatagcattttaggccacgtccgccatcttggatttgagaatttttaaacatagtaaaaattcgagtttccggtcgaaaaataccctcagacaccgagtttcaaaaaaatccatcgaacaggagccgacatagcattttaggccacgtccgccatcttggatttgagaattttcaaaaatcgactaaaaattcgagtttcccgtcgaaaagtacccctgatcccgcggttcacaaagctctaacgaacagaaacggaggccagaaccggggctcattttaggccacatccaacattttgagtgagattttaaaaaattgactaaaaattcgagttttccgttgaaaaataccgtgtgataccgcgtttcacaagactcgaacaaacagaaaccgagatagcattttagcccacgtccgccatcttgaatttgagaattttaaaaaatggactaaaaatttgagtttcccgtcgaaaaatacctattggcaccgaatttcagaaaaatccatcgaacaggggccgagatagcattttaagccatttcagattttcgaattttgaattttttgaattttgacagattttgatttaaaacgcgtgatccccaaaatcgaagctcagattcggattcctcgtaaaaaatcgatgcgatttcatgtatcataccctgacaccgaatttcaggaaaatctatcgaacaggagccgagatggcattttaagccacttcagtcatttcggatttttgaagttgaaaaattttacttaaaacgcgtgatactcaaaatcgaagttcagaatcggattcctcgtaaaaaatcgatgcgatttcatgtatcataccctgacaccaaatttcaggaaaatccatcgaacaggagccgagatggcattttaagccacttc comes from the Bemisia tabaci chromosome 7, PGI_BMITA_v3 genome and includes:
- the Sod2 gene encoding superoxide dismutase [Mn], mitochondrial, whose protein sequence is MFACSKKIASSLASSRTCMNVVNRSMSEKATLPKLPFGYKDLEPVISGEIMELHHSKHHAAYVTNYNVALEKLQEATAKNDANAIVTLGPALKFNGGGHINHSIFWTVLSKDGGKPSDDLLAAINRDFGSLDNLKTQLQTASNGVQGSGWGWLGINSQTKKLQVTTTANQDPLQATTGLIPLFGIDVWEHAYYLQYKNVRPSYTKAILDIVNWSEVSRRYSAAV